The Malus domestica chromosome 10, GDT2T_hap1 nucleotide sequence CCCATAAATCATCAATTACAAGAGCAATCAGTTTCCATGTCATCCAGGTAAAAACTTGGAAATATTTCAGGCACCAAAAATCAGTTTCCGTTACGATAAAAGATTCATAAAAACTTTGATAGAAAAGATTCAAATCCTCCACGATTCCATAACCAACCACTTAATTATTAGATTGTCATCGATCAAATCTTCTACCAGCTATACATTCAGGGAAAATCACTACTTAACTAGAATAAGAAAAACAGTTTTCCCGGGATGTAAGCTCTCCGACCACTCTAATCGAAGAGACTCAAGCCCATGTCCTGCAACACAGAAAAAGGGGAAGTATAAGAGACGATAATCAAAGGATGCAAAAATGTCTGATGTCTGTTAGTGTGTTTGGTTTTGCAATCTCAGTATATGGCCTCAACATGcacacatactgatcttaatgtGATGATCCAAATAACTTACCTCATCGGATTCCTCTTTCTCCTCGACCTTTGCCTCTTTCTTGGCCTCAGCTGCAGCAGGAGcagcggcaccaccaccaccaccaccaacagcAGTGGCAGCCACTGCAacagcagcaccaccaccagcCGGTACGGAGGCCAACTTTTCCCGCCCAGACGCAATTAGCTTTGTGATGTCCTTACCCTCGATTTCAGAAAACAGAAGTTGAATCCTGTCATCATCGGCCTCGGCTCCAACTGTGAACAAggtcaaaaaaatttcaataataaaaacgaTCCTTCACAGACAGACCTATGAAATCGAATGTTGGAAATAATGTAAATTTTAGAGTCGAACAACCCAAATTCGCATAATATTAGGGAAAAGGGAGCCAATATCTTAACGATTCAAGCCCCACAAAAACATATCCCTGAGAACCAACTCCTTGTCATTTTCAAACATTAATGTTCAACACCGAAAAATAGCATATATCCATGTGACCCTATTACTTGTCATTCCCAATTACCGAGATGACAATCAGTTTTTGTATCGACGACATTTACTATCAAATATTGAACTGTTGAAatgattatttctcaaatatCAACTTTTTGTAAATGATCAGTATCGTTGATATATGATAGCTATGTCATCAATATTTGATTGATCTTTTTACCATTAGGATGtcgatttttaattaatttaacaattaagGTTTGATTTCAGATCATTTTAGCCAATTTCTGAGACTCAAAGCCCGCATAAATAATACAACAAATGGGTTTATAAACAAATTATAGATAGGGAAAAGCAAAGATTACCGGAGGCAAGGATGTCCTTCAGATCATTGGCAGAAGGGGTGTTCTTGCCCCCCAAAACAGCCAACAAGTATGCAGCTATCACCTTCATTTCTGCCTGACAACctcaaaatttatcaataacaaTACCTATGAATCTCTACTACTTATATATACAAGACTTGGCTAGTTTTAtgaatttagtttttttttttatttatttttatttacttttgtttttgttaaacGACTCTCTCAAAATCTGGTGCCGCATATTTGAAACCGCAAAAAGACCAATGACCAATGAAAATCCCAATAATTTAGCATCAAATATCTGATGTGTCACAGATTCACAAATTATTTTGGGAACgtaataaacattttttttgaGCAAaatatattatctacactaagtcttacaatggactagcaataatggtttcgtttggatgtgcttttaaaatggttgaaagcgcttgtagagaaaatgtttttggattccaaaagcactttaagtgttttataCAAGAAACACCAGTTATCTActtcttccaggaagcactttaagtgctttttgaggatttatttgcatttttactaagaattggttccaaaaatattttcaccaaaagtgttttcagttattttaaaaacatatccaaACGAGCCCAATGTTGTTTAAATTTTCATTTGGcgaaaatcaaacctaaaacctcttacttacaataTTACtataccgtagtactaagtgacatgtAATAAACAATTTTATTCATTGGTAAAAAGAATAATGAATTATTATTGTTACTCCAACTCCTCCAGTAATTTCTTTCTAAATACAGGAAAGTTGGGATGcacaattaaaatttgaaataccGACAACAATTATCAAAGAATATACCCAAAAGTGATGGAATTAGAACACACAATAATTGAGACCTATTTCATGCAAGAAAATGAATTTCACACTGCTGCTTTCTTCTAATGCACCTTTACCTCCAACTTGTATAATATTGAGAAAATCAAAGCAGAATTAATCAATGAGCAAAAACAGGCTAGGGAGTGCCGGGAAGAAAAAATGAGTGTAAAGATCATTTAACCTCCCTTTCAGACATTGTGGAAAAGAAATATGATTGGACCAATTGTTTGTTCCATTCTTCAAAAGGGGGACAATCAGTGACAAGTCACGGTTATATATCCATCCCTTTTTTGCTCGGAGAGGCCATATACGAGGAATTTTATCATGCCCGTGGTCACAGTCAAGCAAACTCACCAGCTTGAGATAGAACCAATTGCTTGTTACCTCAATAGTTTTTATGATTATGAAAGATTGGAAGATTAATTGTgataatattgtaatatataagaGAGCTACTTGACAATAGCCATTAATATTagttgtaaataaataaatatatatatattatgtgtgATAGCAAATGATATCACCGATCTCAacaaaagagaaattttttttcaaatatattaTGACACGTAAACTACTACTTGGATActcaatacttgaaaaaataTCTCCATAAAAACAATGTCCAATGAGAGAACACCACAAAGAGCACGTATTTCATGGTAGGCAattattgttggaaatttgagtttgagtagaaatttcattGTTCCACATTGACCATTCTCAAAAGCTTTCATCACTtaataaggctttgtcctttatagaaagtaattggagtaataggccttggagaataaaattgggctcacccttgagGTTAGGCTTTGGGGTGCACTTTTGGGGTGCactaattaattagtaattaatatataattaattatatttaatatatatataattaatatatatttaatatatattaaattgtttaattaatttgaatttaattaacttaatttttatgaaaagactcatcctttcagatgaagtctgagagtTCAGAAAGAACTCAGAGCAATGCACCCCTTCAGAGAAGATGCTTTCCAACAAATGCATCTCTTCTCCATACCTGTTGTGAACAGGCTTAATCCCTCTATATATACATCCGtctgcatggcatttagaacactgagaaaaacaaaaatctcctTCTATAATCCATAGCATTCTTACTAAGAGTACCACAAggaaattcgccagaagttaagttttccggtgctggaattctaacttagatctttgaatcctggtgaagcagacgttcgtagaactacaagcactgaatagggacgaaatttttgtttcaaggacattgcggtacgcaagcctcgatcttcaagttgtttgttttatatttttgtttattgatactctgttaatttttatatttgcatttattatttattaacatatatatttaaatcacagattgttgacttatATCCAACAGTTATCATATTCATCCGAAACTCCAAAAGCTCcattaaattaatgtaaaatgcAATCATAACTCATATAAATTGTATGAAAGGTAAATTCCATTATGTATTCATAACTATAAAAATTCATCTAACTCCATACAACCCCTTATAGGCACCATCTCATACAATGAAATGGTGAATACCGTTCATATATATTGTTAGTCACAATGTTTACAATTTCTTCAATACGGTCGATATTTTCATAGAAATAtccaaaaaattaaagaaagacATGAAAATAAGGGGTGAAGACTAAACTTCacctcatatatatacatgttagGATTCGGGGCTACACGATTTTAACACAAATCTACACACATTTTTATGGGGCCCTCTATGATGATCTTTGTCACATACCTACTGGGCTCCACCACACTCTGagctcgactccgtcgtagtacgatattgttcgctttgggccccaaccatgccctcacggttttgtttctgggaactcacaagagaacttcccagtgggtcacccatcttgggcttgctctcacgcgaactcgcttaactccgaagccagtgagctcccaaaaggcctcgtgctaaagGAGGTgagtatgtacatataaggcatagaggttCCTCACCCCTGGGCAATGTGagatctaacaatccacccccttaagggcccgacgtcctcgtcagcacacttcCTGTCATGAATTgcctctgataccaaattgtcacatctcggccccgCCTCCGTCATAAcctgatattgttcgctttgggccccgaccacgccctcacgatttttttttctaggaactcatataagaactttccagtgggtcacccatcctaggattgctcttgcgcgaactcgcttaacttcggagttctaatGAACTCCAAAGCCAATGGGCTcctaaaatgcctcgtgctaaaGGGGTGAGCATATACAAATAAGGCATAGATGATCAtcacccctgggcgatgtgagatctaACAATCTCAAGGATCCAACTGATgattgttggattaaatttagtGTTTCTTTG carries:
- the LOC103412279 gene encoding large ribosomal subunit protein P2y-like, which produces MKVIAAYLLAVLGGKNTPSANDLKDILASVGAEADDDRIQLLFSEIEGKDITKLIASGREKLASVPAGGGAAVAVAATAVGGGGGGAAAPAAAEAKKEAKVEEKEESDEDMGLSLFD